A genome region from Chlorobaculum tepidum TLS includes the following:
- the purL gene encoding phosphoribosylformylglycinamidine synthase subunit PurL produces the protein MSTEPEVNLKLAQEHGLNEEEYAKICEILGRTPSFTELGIYSVMWSEHCSYKNSIAVLKTLPRDGASLLTQAGEENAGLVDIGDNLAVAFKIESHNHPSAVEPYQGAATGVGGIHRDIFTMGARPVASLDSLRFGSPRDPRVRYLVDGVVRGIGDYGNSFGVPTVGGEIYFEDCYTGNPLVNVMSVGLVEHHKTVSATAWGKGNPVLIVGSSTGRDGIHGATFASEDLSEASEDKRPSVQVGDPFAEKLLLEATLEAIATGAVVGLQDMGAAGLTSSTSEMSARGIEKTGSGGIEIDLDLTPAREKGMTAYELMLSESQERMLIVAEKGREHEIIDVYKKWDVSAVVIGQVTDDNMLRVRHHGEVVAEIPATSLVLGGGAPVYIREAVEKKPDTPAADLVADDSLDFKALSLQLLSRPNIASKAWVYQQYDSMVQTNTVTPAGQTDAAVIRIKGTKKGLAMKTDCNSRYVYLNPKAGGAIAVAECARNIACTGAKPLAVTNCLNFGNPYKPEVYFQFKSAVEGIGDACRMFDTPITGGNVSFYNETSLGGGRTAIYPTPTIGMIGLLDNIDNLVESTFRKAGDAIVLLGAPELSLDGSEYLVMQYGTPGTDSPAVDLNHEKNLQELLVTLASKKLINSAHDVSDGGLAVTLAEKSIMNRERMLGFEVDLECSCKEGTAIQKQLFSEAQGRVVISVDPGRVGAVIEEADRLNIPGRVIGKVTPEGASIAVNGKPVAEFMIDELLHAYGHALESALHLEEL, from the coding sequence ATGAGCACCGAACCTGAAGTGAACCTGAAGCTGGCCCAGGAGCATGGCCTGAACGAAGAGGAGTACGCTAAGATTTGTGAAATCCTTGGCCGGACGCCCTCCTTTACCGAGTTGGGCATCTACTCAGTGATGTGGTCCGAGCATTGCAGCTACAAGAACTCCATCGCCGTGCTCAAGACCCTGCCGCGCGACGGTGCTTCGCTGCTCACGCAGGCAGGCGAGGAGAACGCTGGCCTTGTCGATATTGGCGACAACCTCGCTGTGGCATTCAAGATCGAGTCGCACAACCACCCTTCAGCAGTCGAACCTTACCAGGGCGCGGCCACGGGTGTCGGTGGTATCCATCGCGACATCTTCACGATGGGCGCAAGGCCGGTGGCGTCGCTTGACTCGCTGCGCTTCGGCTCGCCGCGCGACCCTCGTGTGCGTTACCTCGTGGACGGCGTGGTGCGAGGCATCGGCGACTACGGCAACTCGTTCGGGGTGCCGACCGTTGGCGGCGAAATCTACTTCGAGGATTGCTACACCGGCAACCCGCTGGTCAACGTCATGTCGGTCGGCCTCGTGGAGCATCACAAAACCGTGAGCGCCACGGCCTGGGGCAAGGGCAATCCGGTACTGATCGTCGGTTCATCGACTGGCCGCGACGGCATCCACGGCGCAACCTTCGCATCGGAAGACCTCAGCGAGGCATCGGAAGACAAGCGACCGAGCGTGCAGGTGGGCGATCCCTTCGCCGAGAAGCTGCTGCTCGAAGCCACGCTCGAAGCGATCGCGACCGGCGCAGTGGTAGGCTTGCAGGACATGGGCGCAGCTGGGCTGACCAGCTCCACCTCAGAGATGAGCGCGCGCGGCATCGAGAAAACCGGCAGCGGCGGCATCGAGATCGACCTCGACTTGACGCCCGCCCGCGAAAAGGGCATGACCGCCTACGAGCTGATGCTTTCGGAGTCACAGGAGCGGATGCTGATCGTAGCCGAGAAAGGGCGCGAGCATGAGATCATCGACGTCTATAAAAAGTGGGATGTGAGCGCCGTGGTGATCGGACAGGTGACGGACGACAACATGCTGCGCGTACGCCATCACGGCGAGGTGGTCGCAGAGATTCCGGCCACCTCACTCGTACTCGGCGGCGGCGCGCCGGTCTACATCCGCGAGGCAGTCGAGAAAAAGCCTGACACTCCGGCGGCAGACCTCGTGGCCGACGACTCGCTCGACTTCAAGGCGCTCTCGCTGCAACTGCTCTCCCGCCCGAACATCGCCAGCAAGGCGTGGGTCTACCAGCAATACGACTCGATGGTGCAGACCAACACCGTCACCCCGGCGGGCCAGACCGACGCGGCGGTCATCCGCATCAAGGGCACCAAAAAGGGTCTCGCAATGAAGACCGACTGCAACTCGCGCTACGTCTATCTCAATCCGAAAGCGGGCGGCGCGATCGCCGTGGCCGAGTGCGCGCGCAACATCGCCTGCACCGGCGCAAAACCGCTCGCCGTGACCAACTGCCTGAACTTCGGCAATCCCTACAAGCCGGAGGTTTACTTCCAGTTCAAAAGCGCCGTCGAAGGCATAGGCGATGCCTGCCGCATGTTCGACACACCCATAACCGGCGGTAATGTAAGCTTCTACAACGAGACCTCGCTTGGCGGTGGACGCACGGCGATCTATCCGACACCGACCATCGGCATGATCGGTCTGCTCGACAATATCGACAATCTGGTGGAATCGACCTTCCGAAAGGCGGGCGACGCCATCGTGCTGCTCGGCGCTCCGGAACTCTCGCTCGACGGCTCGGAGTACCTCGTGATGCAATACGGCACGCCGGGCACAGACTCTCCCGCTGTCGATCTGAACCATGAGAAAAACCTTCAGGAACTGCTCGTCACGCTCGCCTCAAAGAAGCTCATCAACTCTGCGCACGACGTTTCAGATGGTGGTCTTGCGGTCACGCTTGCCGAAAAGTCGATCATGAACCGCGAGCGGATGCTCGGCTTCGAGGTCGATCTCGAATGCTCCTGCAAGGAGGGCACGGCCATCCAGAAGCAGCTCTTCTCTGAGGCGCAGGGGCGCGTAGTGATCTCGGTCGATCCCGGCAGGGTCGGGGCGGTCATCGAAGAGGCCGACCGCCTGAACATACCAGGACGTGTTATCGGCAAGGTGACGCCAGAGGGCGCAAGCATCGCCGTAAACGGCAAGCCTGTGGCGGAGTTTATGATTGACGAACTGCTGCACGCTTACGGGCATGCGCTTGAATCGGCGTTGCATCTCGAAGAATTGTAA
- a CDS encoding bifunctional ADP-dependent NAD(P)H-hydrate dehydratase/NAD(P)H-hydrate epimerase → MNPVLTAREMSLADRAAIEELRTGETRLMELAGRETVRMIAERFESGRSLDGLSAFVVCGKGNNGGDGFVVARHLLNKGARVDVLLVWPEDDLAGVNLEGLHILKAYRRYNEGLRIFAGIDEARTAVGATEYQVVVDAIFGTGIRIDPDNPQLPEPAKSAIELINFVNTHSKAVTVAVDIPSGLDATNGRCANPCVKADMTVTMAFLKTGFFQNSGPSLCGEIQTAEISIPEFLVEPTSCLLVDETFAAESYLLRDPSSAKHLNGKVLLVTGSADGGGSMLGAALLASRAAVKTGAGYVCCSLPDGQASVMHSFAPEVVVIGRDMISIIEKAKWADAIVIGCGLGRSEEAQELVETLLCTPEIASKKLVLDADALYAIAERNLFNRVTALEDAVLTPHAGECSRLSGLSVEDIMLSPIDTARMLAEEWNANLLLKGTPTFVAAPSGMVLISNSGTEALASAGTGDVLSGMIGALAAKGLDTHEAAAAAAWLHGRAGDLASNVSSLVSSVDVLQAIPQAVLELFESEE, encoded by the coding sequence ATGAATCCGGTATTAACGGCGCGGGAAATGAGCCTTGCAGATCGGGCGGCCATCGAGGAGCTGCGCACCGGGGAAACCCGGCTGATGGAGCTTGCCGGGCGCGAAACCGTGAGGATGATCGCCGAGCGGTTCGAGAGCGGGCGAAGCCTCGACGGGCTTTCGGCGTTCGTCGTCTGCGGCAAGGGCAACAACGGCGGCGACGGCTTCGTCGTGGCGCGCCACCTCCTGAACAAAGGCGCGCGGGTCGATGTGCTGCTCGTCTGGCCGGAGGATGATCTGGCCGGAGTAAACCTCGAAGGGCTGCACATCCTCAAGGCATACCGGCGCTACAACGAGGGCCTCAGAATTTTTGCCGGCATTGACGAGGCTCGCACAGCTGTTGGGGCAACCGAATACCAGGTCGTCGTGGACGCCATTTTCGGTACCGGCATCAGGATCGATCCTGACAACCCGCAACTTCCGGAACCGGCAAAATCGGCCATCGAACTCATCAATTTTGTCAACACCCACTCTAAAGCCGTTACGGTGGCAGTCGATATTCCCTCTGGACTCGACGCAACGAACGGACGTTGCGCCAATCCCTGCGTCAAGGCGGACATGACCGTCACCATGGCCTTCCTCAAGACCGGATTTTTTCAGAATTCTGGCCCATCGCTCTGCGGAGAGATTCAGACCGCAGAAATCTCGATACCGGAGTTCCTGGTTGAACCAACCTCCTGCCTGCTGGTGGACGAAACCTTCGCGGCGGAAAGCTATCTGTTGCGCGACCCGTCGAGCGCCAAGCATCTGAACGGGAAGGTACTGCTCGTCACCGGCTCGGCTGATGGCGGCGGCTCGATGCTCGGCGCAGCCCTGCTCGCGTCCCGCGCGGCCGTCAAAACCGGGGCAGGTTACGTCTGCTGCTCGCTGCCGGACGGCCAGGCATCGGTGATGCACAGCTTCGCCCCAGAAGTCGTGGTGATCGGGCGAGATATGATTTCCATCATCGAAAAGGCGAAATGGGCTGATGCGATTGTTATCGGCTGCGGCCTGGGGCGCAGCGAAGAGGCGCAGGAGCTGGTCGAAACACTGCTCTGCACACCCGAGATCGCTAGCAAAAAGCTGGTGCTTGACGCCGACGCACTCTACGCCATCGCCGAGCGAAATCTGTTCAACAGAGTAACCGCCCTCGAAGACGCTGTGCTAACGCCACACGCGGGCGAATGCAGCCGGTTGTCCGGCCTGTCGGTCGAGGACATCATGCTCTCACCGATCGACACGGCGCGGATGCTCGCCGAGGAGTGGAACGCCAACCTGCTCCTCAAAGGCACACCGACCTTCGTCGCTGCGCCGTCGGGCATGGTGCTTATCTCGAACAGCGGCACCGAAGCGCTTGCTTCGGCAGGCACGGGCGACGTACTCTCCGGCATGATCGGCGCGCTGGCCGCAAAAGGCCTCGACACCCACGAAGCCGCAGCCGCAGCCGCTTGGCTGCACGGCAGAGCCGGAGATCTCGCATCGAACGTTTCAAGCCTTGTATCATCAGTGGATGTGCTACAGGCCATCCCCCAGGCTGTACTGGAGTTGTTCGAAAGCGAGGAGTAA
- a CDS encoding LL-diaminopimelate aminotransferase, with the protein MFDEIEFDRIKRLPKYVFAAVNELKMAERRAGRDVIDFSMGNPDGPTPQHIVDKLVESVSKPKTHGYSVSKGIYKLRGAIGGWYRDKYNVDLDLDREVVVTMGSKEGYVHLVQAITNPGDLAIVPDPCYPIHSQAFILAGGNVHRMKLEMNEDYTLDEEAFFHNVETALRESSPKPKYLVVNFPNNPTTATVELPFYERLVELARRERFYIISDIAYAEITFDGYVTPSILQVSGAKDVAVESYTLSKTYNMAGWRMGFMVGNAKLVGALEKIKSWLDYGTFTPIQVAATIALTGDQSCVREIREVYRKRRDVLISSFANAGWDIVSPKASMFVWARIPEQMRAMGSLEFSKKLLIEGKVAVSPGIGFGTYGDEYVRVAMIENEERIRQAARNIKRFLKNNAGS; encoded by the coding sequence ATGTTCGACGAGATAGAATTTGACAGGATCAAGAGACTTCCAAAATATGTGTTTGCCGCCGTCAACGAGCTGAAAATGGCTGAACGTCGGGCAGGGAGGGATGTTATCGATTTTTCGATGGGCAATCCTGACGGACCGACACCCCAGCACATTGTTGACAAGCTTGTCGAGAGTGTTAGCAAACCCAAGACGCATGGCTATTCGGTTTCGAAGGGGATTTACAAGCTTCGCGGAGCTATCGGCGGCTGGTACCGCGACAAGTACAATGTCGATCTCGATCTCGACCGCGAGGTGGTGGTAACGATGGGTTCGAAAGAGGGCTACGTTCATCTGGTGCAGGCGATCACTAATCCGGGCGATCTGGCCATTGTACCCGATCCCTGCTATCCTATTCACTCGCAGGCGTTCATTCTCGCTGGCGGCAACGTGCATCGCATGAAGCTGGAGATGAACGAGGACTACACGCTCGACGAGGAGGCCTTTTTTCATAATGTCGAAACCGCTCTTCGCGAATCGTCGCCCAAGCCGAAGTATCTCGTGGTCAACTTCCCGAACAACCCGACGACGGCTACGGTTGAGCTCCCGTTTTACGAGCGTCTGGTCGAGCTGGCGCGCAGAGAGCGATTTTACATTATCAGTGACATTGCCTATGCCGAGATTACCTTCGACGGTTATGTGACTCCCTCTATCCTCCAGGTGTCGGGGGCGAAAGATGTGGCTGTCGAAAGCTACACGCTTTCAAAGACCTACAACATGGCCGGCTGGCGCATGGGCTTCATGGTCGGTAACGCCAAGCTTGTCGGTGCTCTCGAAAAAATCAAGAGCTGGCTCGATTATGGCACCTTCACGCCGATCCAGGTTGCCGCGACGATCGCGCTCACCGGAGACCAGAGCTGCGTCCGGGAGATCAGGGAGGTGTATCGCAAACGGCGTGACGTGCTCATTTCAAGCTTCGCCAATGCAGGTTGGGATATTGTTTCTCCGAAGGCATCGATGTTCGTTTGGGCGAGAATTCCCGAACAGATGCGCGCCATGGGCAGCCTCGAATTCAGTAAAAAGCTGCTCATCGAAGGCAAGGTTGCGGTCAGCCCCGGTATTGGCTTCGGCACTTATGGCGATGAGTATGTTCGTGTGGCGATGATCGAGAACGAAGAGCGAATCCGTCAGGCCGCGAGAAATATCAAACGCTTTTTGAAGAATAACGCCGGGTCGTGA